In Onthophagus taurus isolate NC chromosome 6, IU_Otau_3.0, whole genome shotgun sequence, a genomic segment contains:
- the LOC111424390 gene encoding death-inducer obliterator 1 isoform X1, whose amino-acid sequence MAHSIVKVTESQGNDSLLLVIGEDGTVTPDKETVQSYLNNRPGATELQVMHMNKTDGRNIDITLDTLTYIHSEEIIESEEDMDNLQRNLLNFRMDHDYTPLTSPKRQTPSPQTETIDELAHTLSLLDGSVEEPVKIKPKQPGKSRKVISLSMNRNQKAKMITTSQNITKPKQIAVINKITKISKPQDEEEAEDDESDEHFNEEEDDDNDSDFELEEKPKIIKRGISTRTRRSTDTPKMKKAFKKEPKPEPESPKNEKEIEIKSESKQPDKKTPKKEKKVPKPPDDFALFSTPDIIRRVGGKEPQTPTTPTTPETPKLTKPAKISMENRSKSNDVKKRLSVDQKRISLDEKTRRTSLDKQNKSTEKKESRVTVQGYDESLGSNSSESMMESQLEPLPSAEDIRSIIQNENTKSFTTSLIIPETDMESNDQNQLESGGLELDQSILDNINTDLISEDILYQVAQSLAENPDLQNVIDKSIVDGNLILDPSLQNLNEEQSLQSNQQTQSNNVQHATSSFGESSNTTPKGTQIIRPDGRVLVLPPIERPTTRSRNRRGVDNTEVRQVTRPVKPLDDQHVSGNELDSSDEEEESEDDPNKLWCICNQPHNNRFMICCDTCEEWYHGKCVNVTKAMGQMMEQEGKEWICVYCKDHSLKRPSAAARRVRKASRASRTSTDSASSQRKSTSALSSESTKSPACIVCRKSSRSNSIYCSDECILKHAQGVEKVVVFDRRTGKTLSGSAAPSAANLEKWLKEHPGFEVARPRPKKMMQSKLQLVKNSGNDGVSLSVNKKGVSIGVLEHSPKQEQGLKSKLITGVKILNKNAPSTPQKTVKLIQPVPITRPQSAVTNTTTPTKPRILNPGVRQQTTPPPPKEKVVVMKTPKARQAEVNQQPKTENVRDNVRKTLMEQLMNRLKMTDDLKLTPNEVTNISNDIESQLYKCFGDTGQKYRTKYRSLIFNIKDVKNQTLWRRICEKAINPYQLVRLSHDDLASQELALWRQREAKHQLDMIEKSELELLNCNRQYVFKTHKGEQVFEDDRPKDQTVTEVITALNNEVEKDDGKKDSSKDKDKKSSKKRERSRDRKSSKEKSDSKERRKDHRSSSRDRDKDKDRSRDKERDRKKRSRSRDRSRHSDKHRSRSRDRDRHRKSSHKSSRHKKEPAAETKLDKKSKEILEQLVDKQIVPPLEDRLWKHVPQEDVVAGNPESDSDHEPSSTVTIPTPPRNSESDEPQSTPVMTVTTDKTEKKKPIKSISVETIESISPKAESVESRTADNIWTGTINMVDVAQISITAHEVSGDCNGLSDELPPSLDIVGRITPETVWDYIGKMKCLHSKMISLLRLNATNIEEKMPYIALYSYLSSRNRLGVVKSINKAVKDFYILPLGSNDPIPPALLPINGAGFEDNRPPLLVGIIVRDKRKRPMLDSITSAVLNKKSKIDSSVSSPTVKARSATPPLPATTTRSYTPPPSRDPRLKPVYNTSTPLPAPSATSTADEDEPYSPEDSDPEATTPPLPSTDSTNKTATQAASTTTTTLINPVIKSNSSFLSSQTFKPFSNKFDDIPGLDLQDTNNLPASTLELQRKMAELDQIIAMQQAEIQNMSQDIVSSASATSSDIGTSALANIALPNNLQQILENIKIIGAQTKTESDSPTSKVVSSPQQDLTIPLMLPKISSRTNQKVETSSPTIPLNLPKLKGNKQSAANSPQPSAEADKSSSSVLSSLSEEDLIRKAAEMLGETETPVKKQKRNEPEKEVPPPPIYTPSPSLFSQPPPLIVAPPQAQNVCPLQNKRSRDMSQPPIPGLEDEC is encoded by the exons ATGGCGCATTCAATTGTTAAGGTAACTGAAAGTCAAGGAAATGACAGTTTATTGTTGGTAATTGGTGAAGATGGTACTGTAACTCCTGATAAAGAAACAGTTCAAAGTTATTTAA ATAACAGACCGGGTGCAACGGAACTTCAAGTGATGCATATGAACAAAACTGATGGGAGAAATATTGATATTACATTAGATACATTAACATATATTCATTCTGAAGAAATTATAG AAAGTGAAGAAGACATGGATAATTtacaaagaaatttattaaatttccgtATGGATCATGATTATACGCCGTTGACGTCTCCTAAAAGGCAAACACCATCTCCTCAAACGGAAACCATCGACGAATTAGCACACACATTAAGTTTATTAGATGGATCAGTGGAAGAACctgttaaaataaaaccaaaacaaCCTGGAAAATCACGGAAAGTTATTTCCTTATCAATGAATAGAAATCAAAAAGCTAAAATGATAACAACATCCCAAAATATAACCAAACCCAAACAAATTGCTGTAATTaacaaaatcacaaaaatttcaaaaccaCAAGATGAGGAAGAAGCTGAAGATGATGAAAGTGATGAGCACTTtaatgaagaagaagatgatgatAACGATTCTGATTTTGAGTTGGAAGAGAAGcccaaaattattaaaagggGGATATCAACGCGAACAAGAAGATCAACTGATAcaccaaaaatgaaaaaagcatttaaaaaagaacctaAACCTGAACCAGAATCgcctaaaaacgaaaaagaaattgaaataaaatcagaaTCAAAACAACCCGATAAAAAAACCcctaaaaaagagaaaaaagtcCCAAAACCACCCGATGATTTCGCTTTATTTTCAACCCCCGATATAATACGTAGAGTTGGTGGTAAAGAACCTCAAACTCCAACAACACCGACCACTCCAGAGACACCGAAATTAACAAAACCAGCCAAAATTTCAATGGAAAATCGTAGTAAAAGTAACGACGTTAAAAAACGACTCAGTGTtgatcaaaaaagaatttcattAGATGAAAAAACACGTAGAACCAGCTtagataaacaaaataaatcaacagaaaaaaaagaaagccGAGTTACTGTTCAAGGATATGATGAATCACTTGGAAGTAATTCAAGTGAATCTATGATGGAGTCGCAATTAGAACCACTTCCTTCAGCGGAAGATATTCGTTCAATTATACAAAATGAAAATACGAAATCTTTTACGACTTCTTTAATAATACCGGAAACTGATATGGAAAGTAATGATCAAAATCAATTGGAATCTGGTGGATTAGAATTGGATCAATCGATTTTGGATAATATAAACACTGATTTAATTTCGGAAGATATTTTGTATCAAGTTGCGCAATCTTTAGCGGAAAATCCCGATTTGCAAAATGTAATTGATAAATCGATTGTTgatggaaatttaattttagatccgtcacttcaaaatttaaatgaagaGCAATCTTTGCAATCGAATCAACAAACACAATCGAATAACGTTCAG cACGCGACATCATCATTTGGCGAATCATCTAATACTACCCCTAAAGGTACTCAAATTATTCGACCGGATGGAAGGGTACTAGTTTTACCACCTATTGAAAGGCCAACAACAAGAAGTAGGAATCGAAGGGGCGTTGATAATACGGAAGTTAGGCAAGTTACAAG acCGGTGAAGCCATTAGACGATCAACATGTCTCTGGGAACGAATTGGATAGCTCAGACGAAGAGGAGGAATCAGAAGATGACCCAAATAAATTATGGTGCATTTGCAATCAACCCCATAACAATCGCTTTATGATTTGTTGCGATACCTGTGAAGAATGGTACCATGGAAAATGCGTTAATGTTACTAAAGCGATGGGTCAAATGATGGAACAAGAAGGAAAAGAATGGATTTGCGTCTATTGtaag GATCATTCGTTAAAACGACCAAGTGCTGCAGCCAGACGTGTTCGAAAGGCTTCGCGCGCATCCCGCACTTCAACAGACAGCGCAAGCAGTCAAAGGAAGTCAACTTCCGCGTTATCATCGGAATCTACGAAATCACCCGCTTGTATAGTATGCAGAAAATCCTCGCGAAGCAATTCGATTTATTGCAGCGATGAGTGCATCCTTAAGCACGCTCAAGGCGTTGAAAAAGTAGTCGTTTTCGATCGAAGAACGGGTAAAACTTTATCTGGAAGTGCAGCCCCCTCAGCTGCGAATTTGGAAAAGTGGCTTAAAGAACATCCCGGTTTTGAAGTCGCGAGGCCCAGACCCAAGAAAATGATGCAATCTAAACTGCAATTGGTGAAAAATTCCGGTAATGATGGAGTTTCGTTGTCGGTGAATAAAAAAGGGGTTAGTATCGGTGTTTTGGAACATTCTCCAAAACAGGAACAAGGATTAAAGTCAAAACTG ATTACTGGtgtaaaaattctaaataaaaacgCACCATCGACTCCCCAAAAAACggttaaattaattcaaccAGTACCAATAACAAGACCGCAATCAGCAGTAACAAATACAACAACACCAACAAAACCGAGAATTTTAAACCCTGGAGTGAGACAACAAACGACACCACCGCccccaaaagaaaaagtggTCGTAATGAAAACTCCTAAAGCACGCCAAGCGGAAGTTAATCAACAAccaaaaactgaaaatgtaCGCGATAATGTAAGAAAAACTTTAATGGAACAATTAAtgaatcgattaaaaatgaccgacgatttaaaattaaccccGAATGAAGTAACAAACATTTCTAACGACATAGAAAGTCAACTTTATAAATGTTTCGGAGATACAGGGCAAAAATATAGGACGAAATATcgtagtttaatttttaacataaaagatgttaaaaatcAAACTTTATGGAGGAGGATTTGTGAGAAAGCGATCAATCCGTATCAATTGGTGCGTTTATCGCATGATGATTTAGCTAGCCAAGAATTAGCACTTTGGAGACAACGGGAAGCTAAACACCAATTAGATATGATTGAAAAATCTGAATTGgagttattaaattgtaatagACAATACGTATTTAAAACTCATAAAGGAGAACAAGTTTTCGAAGACGATCGACCAAAAGATCAAACTGTAACGGAAGTTATAACCGCGTTAAACAACGAAGTTGAAAAGGATGATGGGAAAAAGGACTCGTCGaaagataaagataaaaaatcttCGAAAAAGCGCGAAAGAAGCCGAGATAGAAAATCGAGTAAAGAAAAAAGCGATAGTAAAGAAAGAAGGAAAGATCATCGTTCAAGCAGTAGAGATAGAGATAAGGATAAAGATAGGAGTAGAGATAAAGAACGCGATCGAAAGAAAAGATCGCGTAGCAGGGATCGTTCTAGGCATAGCGATAAACATAGATCGAGAAGTCGCGATAGAGATCGTCATAGGAAAAGCTCGCATAAAAGTTCAAGGCACAAAAAAGAACCGGCCGCAGAAACTAAGTTGGATAAGAAATCGAAGGAAATTTTGGAGCAACTCGTTGATAAACAAATCGTGCCACCGCTTGAAGATCGATTATGGAAGCATGTTCCGCAAGAAGATGTTGTTGCTGGTAATCCAGAGAGCGATAGTGATCACGAACCTAGTTCTACCGTTACAATTCCTACACCACCAAGAAATAGCGAAAGTGATGAACCACAGAGTACACCAGTTATGACAGTTACAACTGATAAAACAG aaaagaaaaaaccaataaaatcaatatcgGTAGAAACTATTGAATCGATTTCTCCTAAAGCAGAAAGTGTTGAGTCTCGAACAGCTGATAATATATGGACTGGAACAATTAATATGGTGGATGTTGCTCAAATATCAATTACAGCACATGAAGTTTCTG gaGATTGTAATGGGTTAAGTGATGAACTTCCACCATCATTAGATATAGTTGGAAGAATTACTCCCGAAACTGTGTGGGATTATATAGGAAAAATGAAGTGTTTACACAGCAAAATGATCTCGTTACTCCGCCTAAACGCGACAAACATAGAAGAAAAGATGCCTTACATCGCACTGTATAGTTATTTATCAAGCAGAAATCGTTTAGGAGTCGTTAAATCTATCAACAAAGCAGTGAAAGATTTTTACATTTTGCCATTGGGTAGTAACGATCCTATTCCGCCAGCTTTACTCCCAATAAATGGAGcag gATTTGAAGATAATCGTCCACCTTTGTTGGTTGGAATAATCGTCCGTGATAAACGAAAACGACCAATGTTAGATTCAATAACAAGCGccgttttgaataaaaaatcaaaaattgattcatCCGTTTCCTCCCCAACTGTAAAAGCCCGTTCGGCAACGCCTCCACTTCCTGCTACAACTACAAGATCTTACACTCCACCACCGAGTCGCGATCCCCGATTAAAACCTGTTTATAACACATCAACGCCACTGCCAGCTCCTTCAGCAACGAGTACTGCTGATGAAGATGAACCTTATAGTCCCGAAGATTCAGATCCTGAAGCTACAACTCCACCACTGCCATCTACAGACTCCACTAATAAAACTGCTACCCAAGCTGCTTCTACTACTACAACAACCTTAATAAATCCagttattaaaagtaattcaTCATTTCTTTCGTCGCAAACCTTTAAACcttttagtaataaatttgatgataTACCAG GCTTAGATTTGCAAGACACCAACAATCTTCCTGCAAGTACGCTggaattacaaagaaaaatggcTGAATTAGATCAAATAATCGCGATGCAACAAGCGGAAATACAAAACATGTCCCAAGATATCGTTTCTTCAGCTTCAGCCACAAGTTCTGATATAGGAACGTCAGCTTTAGCTAATATAGCTTTACCAAATAATCTCCAACAGATTctagaaaacattaaaatcattgGAGCACAAACAAAAACAGAATCCGATTCGCCA ACTAGTAAAGTGGTATCGTCCCCTCAACAAGATTTGACAATTCCTTTAATGCTTCCGAAAATAAGTTCGCGTACAAATCAAAAAGTTGAAACGTCATCTCCAACGATTCCGTTAAATCTCCCTAAATTGAAAGGAAATAAACAATCGGCTGCTAATTCTCCCCAACCGTCTGCAGAAGCTGATAAAAGTTCTTCAAGCGTGTTGAGTTCCTTATCTGAAGAAGATCTGATTAGGAAAGCGGCTGAAATGTTGGGAGAAACCGAAACGCCggtgaaaaaacaaaaaaggaaTGAACCTGAAAAAGAGGTTCCACCACCTCCAATTTATACTCCAAGTCCGAGTTTGTTTTCTCAACCTCCACCATTAATCGTCGCCCCTCCACAAGCACAAAATGTGTGTCCATTGCAAAATAAAAGATCTCGGGACATGAGTCAACCTCCTATTCCAGGGTTGGAAGATGAGTGTTGA
- the LOC111424390 gene encoding death-inducer obliterator 1 isoform X3, translating into MTDNRPGATELQVMHMNKTDGRNIDITLDTLTYIHSEEIIESEEDMDNLQRNLLNFRMDHDYTPLTSPKRQTPSPQTETIDELAHTLSLLDGSVEEPVKIKPKQPGKSRKVISLSMNRNQKAKMITTSQNITKPKQIAVINKITKISKPQDEEEAEDDESDEHFNEEEDDDNDSDFELEEKPKIIKRGISTRTRRSTDTPKMKKAFKKEPKPEPESPKNEKEIEIKSESKQPDKKTPKKEKKVPKPPDDFALFSTPDIIRRVGGKEPQTPTTPTTPETPKLTKPAKISMENRSKSNDVKKRLSVDQKRISLDEKTRRTSLDKQNKSTEKKESRVTVQGYDESLGSNSSESMMESQLEPLPSAEDIRSIIQNENTKSFTTSLIIPETDMESNDQNQLESGGLELDQSILDNINTDLISEDILYQVAQSLAENPDLQNVIDKSIVDGNLILDPSLQNLNEEQSLQSNQQTQSNNVQHATSSFGESSNTTPKGTQIIRPDGRVLVLPPIERPTTRSRNRRGVDNTEVRQVTRPVKPLDDQHVSGNELDSSDEEEESEDDPNKLWCICNQPHNNRFMICCDTCEEWYHGKCVNVTKAMGQMMEQEGKEWICVYCKDHSLKRPSAAARRVRKASRASRTSTDSASSQRKSTSALSSESTKSPACIVCRKSSRSNSIYCSDECILKHAQGVEKVVVFDRRTGKTLSGSAAPSAANLEKWLKEHPGFEVARPRPKKMMQSKLQLVKNSGNDGVSLSVNKKGVSIGVLEHSPKQEQGLKSKLITGVKILNKNAPSTPQKTVKLIQPVPITRPQSAVTNTTTPTKPRILNPGVRQQTTPPPPKEKVVVMKTPKARQAEVNQQPKTENVRDNVRKTLMEQLMNRLKMTDDLKLTPNEVTNISNDIESQLYKCFGDTGQKYRTKYRSLIFNIKDVKNQTLWRRICEKAINPYQLVRLSHDDLASQELALWRQREAKHQLDMIEKSELELLNCNRQYVFKTHKGEQVFEDDRPKDQTVTEVITALNNEVEKDDGKKDSSKDKDKKSSKKRERSRDRKSSKEKSDSKERRKDHRSSSRDRDKDKDRSRDKERDRKKRSRSRDRSRHSDKHRSRSRDRDRHRKSSHKSSRHKKEPAAETKLDKKSKEILEQLVDKQIVPPLEDRLWKHVPQEDVVAGNPESDSDHEPSSTVTIPTPPRNSESDEPQSTPVMTVTTDKTEKKKPIKSISVETIESISPKAESVESRTADNIWTGTINMVDVAQISITAHEVSGDCNGLSDELPPSLDIVGRITPETVWDYIGKMKCLHSKMISLLRLNATNIEEKMPYIALYSYLSSRNRLGVVKSINKAVKDFYILPLGSNDPIPPALLPINGAGFEDNRPPLLVGIIVRDKRKRPMLDSITSAVLNKKSKIDSSVSSPTVKARSATPPLPATTTRSYTPPPSRDPRLKPVYNTSTPLPAPSATSTADEDEPYSPEDSDPEATTPPLPSTDSTNKTATQAASTTTTTLINPVIKSNSSFLSSQTFKPFSNKFDDIPGLDLQDTNNLPASTLELQRKMAELDQIIAMQQAEIQNMSQDIVSSASATSSDIGTSALANIALPNNLQQILENIKIIGAQTKTESDSPTSKVVSSPQQDLTIPLMLPKISSRTNQKVETSSPTIPLNLPKLKGNKQSAANSPQPSAEADKSSSSVLSSLSEEDLIRKAAEMLGETETPVKKQKRNEPEKEVPPPPIYTPSPSLFSQPPPLIVAPPQAQNVCPLQNKRSRDMSQPPIPGLEDEC; encoded by the exons ATGACAGATAACAGACCGGGTGCAACGGAACTTCAAGTGATGCATATGAACAAAACTGATGGGAGAAATATTGATATTACATTAGATACATTAACATATATTCATTCTGAAGAAATTATAG AAAGTGAAGAAGACATGGATAATTtacaaagaaatttattaaatttccgtATGGATCATGATTATACGCCGTTGACGTCTCCTAAAAGGCAAACACCATCTCCTCAAACGGAAACCATCGACGAATTAGCACACACATTAAGTTTATTAGATGGATCAGTGGAAGAACctgttaaaataaaaccaaaacaaCCTGGAAAATCACGGAAAGTTATTTCCTTATCAATGAATAGAAATCAAAAAGCTAAAATGATAACAACATCCCAAAATATAACCAAACCCAAACAAATTGCTGTAATTaacaaaatcacaaaaatttcaaaaccaCAAGATGAGGAAGAAGCTGAAGATGATGAAAGTGATGAGCACTTtaatgaagaagaagatgatgatAACGATTCTGATTTTGAGTTGGAAGAGAAGcccaaaattattaaaagggGGATATCAACGCGAACAAGAAGATCAACTGATAcaccaaaaatgaaaaaagcatttaaaaaagaacctaAACCTGAACCAGAATCgcctaaaaacgaaaaagaaattgaaataaaatcagaaTCAAAACAACCCGATAAAAAAACCcctaaaaaagagaaaaaagtcCCAAAACCACCCGATGATTTCGCTTTATTTTCAACCCCCGATATAATACGTAGAGTTGGTGGTAAAGAACCTCAAACTCCAACAACACCGACCACTCCAGAGACACCGAAATTAACAAAACCAGCCAAAATTTCAATGGAAAATCGTAGTAAAAGTAACGACGTTAAAAAACGACTCAGTGTtgatcaaaaaagaatttcattAGATGAAAAAACACGTAGAACCAGCTtagataaacaaaataaatcaacagaaaaaaaagaaagccGAGTTACTGTTCAAGGATATGATGAATCACTTGGAAGTAATTCAAGTGAATCTATGATGGAGTCGCAATTAGAACCACTTCCTTCAGCGGAAGATATTCGTTCAATTATACAAAATGAAAATACGAAATCTTTTACGACTTCTTTAATAATACCGGAAACTGATATGGAAAGTAATGATCAAAATCAATTGGAATCTGGTGGATTAGAATTGGATCAATCGATTTTGGATAATATAAACACTGATTTAATTTCGGAAGATATTTTGTATCAAGTTGCGCAATCTTTAGCGGAAAATCCCGATTTGCAAAATGTAATTGATAAATCGATTGTTgatggaaatttaattttagatccgtcacttcaaaatttaaatgaagaGCAATCTTTGCAATCGAATCAACAAACACAATCGAATAACGTTCAG cACGCGACATCATCATTTGGCGAATCATCTAATACTACCCCTAAAGGTACTCAAATTATTCGACCGGATGGAAGGGTACTAGTTTTACCACCTATTGAAAGGCCAACAACAAGAAGTAGGAATCGAAGGGGCGTTGATAATACGGAAGTTAGGCAAGTTACAAG acCGGTGAAGCCATTAGACGATCAACATGTCTCTGGGAACGAATTGGATAGCTCAGACGAAGAGGAGGAATCAGAAGATGACCCAAATAAATTATGGTGCATTTGCAATCAACCCCATAACAATCGCTTTATGATTTGTTGCGATACCTGTGAAGAATGGTACCATGGAAAATGCGTTAATGTTACTAAAGCGATGGGTCAAATGATGGAACAAGAAGGAAAAGAATGGATTTGCGTCTATTGtaag GATCATTCGTTAAAACGACCAAGTGCTGCAGCCAGACGTGTTCGAAAGGCTTCGCGCGCATCCCGCACTTCAACAGACAGCGCAAGCAGTCAAAGGAAGTCAACTTCCGCGTTATCATCGGAATCTACGAAATCACCCGCTTGTATAGTATGCAGAAAATCCTCGCGAAGCAATTCGATTTATTGCAGCGATGAGTGCATCCTTAAGCACGCTCAAGGCGTTGAAAAAGTAGTCGTTTTCGATCGAAGAACGGGTAAAACTTTATCTGGAAGTGCAGCCCCCTCAGCTGCGAATTTGGAAAAGTGGCTTAAAGAACATCCCGGTTTTGAAGTCGCGAGGCCCAGACCCAAGAAAATGATGCAATCTAAACTGCAATTGGTGAAAAATTCCGGTAATGATGGAGTTTCGTTGTCGGTGAATAAAAAAGGGGTTAGTATCGGTGTTTTGGAACATTCTCCAAAACAGGAACAAGGATTAAAGTCAAAACTG ATTACTGGtgtaaaaattctaaataaaaacgCACCATCGACTCCCCAAAAAACggttaaattaattcaaccAGTACCAATAACAAGACCGCAATCAGCAGTAACAAATACAACAACACCAACAAAACCGAGAATTTTAAACCCTGGAGTGAGACAACAAACGACACCACCGCccccaaaagaaaaagtggTCGTAATGAAAACTCCTAAAGCACGCCAAGCGGAAGTTAATCAACAAccaaaaactgaaaatgtaCGCGATAATGTAAGAAAAACTTTAATGGAACAATTAAtgaatcgattaaaaatgaccgacgatttaaaattaaccccGAATGAAGTAACAAACATTTCTAACGACATAGAAAGTCAACTTTATAAATGTTTCGGAGATACAGGGCAAAAATATAGGACGAAATATcgtagtttaatttttaacataaaagatgttaaaaatcAAACTTTATGGAGGAGGATTTGTGAGAAAGCGATCAATCCGTATCAATTGGTGCGTTTATCGCATGATGATTTAGCTAGCCAAGAATTAGCACTTTGGAGACAACGGGAAGCTAAACACCAATTAGATATGATTGAAAAATCTGAATTGgagttattaaattgtaatagACAATACGTATTTAAAACTCATAAAGGAGAACAAGTTTTCGAAGACGATCGACCAAAAGATCAAACTGTAACGGAAGTTATAACCGCGTTAAACAACGAAGTTGAAAAGGATGATGGGAAAAAGGACTCGTCGaaagataaagataaaaaatcttCGAAAAAGCGCGAAAGAAGCCGAGATAGAAAATCGAGTAAAGAAAAAAGCGATAGTAAAGAAAGAAGGAAAGATCATCGTTCAAGCAGTAGAGATAGAGATAAGGATAAAGATAGGAGTAGAGATAAAGAACGCGATCGAAAGAAAAGATCGCGTAGCAGGGATCGTTCTAGGCATAGCGATAAACATAGATCGAGAAGTCGCGATAGAGATCGTCATAGGAAAAGCTCGCATAAAAGTTCAAGGCACAAAAAAGAACCGGCCGCAGAAACTAAGTTGGATAAGAAATCGAAGGAAATTTTGGAGCAACTCGTTGATAAACAAATCGTGCCACCGCTTGAAGATCGATTATGGAAGCATGTTCCGCAAGAAGATGTTGTTGCTGGTAATCCAGAGAGCGATAGTGATCACGAACCTAGTTCTACCGTTACAATTCCTACACCACCAAGAAATAGCGAAAGTGATGAACCACAGAGTACACCAGTTATGACAGTTACAACTGATAAAACAG aaaagaaaaaaccaataaaatcaatatcgGTAGAAACTATTGAATCGATTTCTCCTAAAGCAGAAAGTGTTGAGTCTCGAACAGCTGATAATATATGGACTGGAACAATTAATATGGTGGATGTTGCTCAAATATCAATTACAGCACATGAAGTTTCTG gaGATTGTAATGGGTTAAGTGATGAACTTCCACCATCATTAGATATAGTTGGAAGAATTACTCCCGAAACTGTGTGGGATTATATAGGAAAAATGAAGTGTTTACACAGCAAAATGATCTCGTTACTCCGCCTAAACGCGACAAACATAGAAGAAAAGATGCCTTACATCGCACTGTATAGTTATTTATCAAGCAGAAATCGTTTAGGAGTCGTTAAATCTATCAACAAAGCAGTGAAAGATTTTTACATTTTGCCATTGGGTAGTAACGATCCTATTCCGCCAGCTTTACTCCCAATAAATGGAGcag gATTTGAAGATAATCGTCCACCTTTGTTGGTTGGAATAATCGTCCGTGATAAACGAAAACGACCAATGTTAGATTCAATAACAAGCGccgttttgaataaaaaatcaaaaattgattcatCCGTTTCCTCCCCAACTGTAAAAGCCCGTTCGGCAACGCCTCCACTTCCTGCTACAACTACAAGATCTTACACTCCACCACCGAGTCGCGATCCCCGATTAAAACCTGTTTATAACACATCAACGCCACTGCCAGCTCCTTCAGCAACGAGTACTGCTGATGAAGATGAACCTTATAGTCCCGAAGATTCAGATCCTGAAGCTACAACTCCACCACTGCCATCTACAGACTCCACTAATAAAACTGCTACCCAAGCTGCTTCTACTACTACAACAACCTTAATAAATCCagttattaaaagtaattcaTCATTTCTTTCGTCGCAAACCTTTAAACcttttagtaataaatttgatgataTACCAG GCTTAGATTTGCAAGACACCAACAATCTTCCTGCAAGTACGCTggaattacaaagaaaaatggcTGAATTAGATCAAATAATCGCGATGCAACAAGCGGAAATACAAAACATGTCCCAAGATATCGTTTCTTCAGCTTCAGCCACAAGTTCTGATATAGGAACGTCAGCTTTAGCTAATATAGCTTTACCAAATAATCTCCAACAGATTctagaaaacattaaaatcattgGAGCACAAACAAAAACAGAATCCGATTCGCCA ACTAGTAAAGTGGTATCGTCCCCTCAACAAGATTTGACAATTCCTTTAATGCTTCCGAAAATAAGTTCGCGTACAAATCAAAAAGTTGAAACGTCATCTCCAACGATTCCGTTAAATCTCCCTAAATTGAAAGGAAATAAACAATCGGCTGCTAATTCTCCCCAACCGTCTGCAGAAGCTGATAAAAGTTCTTCAAGCGTGTTGAGTTCCTTATCTGAAGAAGATCTGATTAGGAAAGCGGCTGAAATGTTGGGAGAAACCGAAACGCCggtgaaaaaacaaaaaaggaaTGAACCTGAAAAAGAGGTTCCACCACCTCCAATTTATACTCCAAGTCCGAGTTTGTTTTCTCAACCTCCACCATTAATCGTCGCCCCTCCACAAGCACAAAATGTGTGTCCATTGCAAAATAAAAGATCTCGGGACATGAGTCAACCTCCTATTCCAGGGTTGGAAGATGAGTGTTGA